TTGACGCCGGAGAAATACTTATTAGCATAGTTGCTTGATATATCGATAGCGTCGGCGAGCGATACCAAACTTGAATTGAAAGTGAGATGAAACTTCAGGGGATCGAAGAGGTCCCTGTCGAAGTAATAGCTGATAAAATTCTTTTTTGCCTTATCCTTCTTCTCGATGAGTCGCAAGGCCTCCTCGTAGGAGATGTTTTTTTCTGCCGCAATGTCCCGAATACGTTCAGATAGATTCCTCATCACCTGGATGCTGATCATACCGGGATAGTTTTCAAGGATCAGATGCGCCCCGCCCCCGACGAAGACGATGTCGCTCTTCAAGACAAAATCATAGATGCAGGCCGAGAGCGCTGTCTTGAAGGAGCTTTTCCGCGTAAGCAGATCTTTGGCACGCTGAAAAAAATTGGGGCTTGGCTCGTCCTCTATGCTTGCCAGGAGAGCTCCGGAGACCCCCGAATCGTAGCCTATATTATTGATAAACAACTCATCGGCATAAGAATAACCGAGGTTTTCGGCAAGGCGGCGGGCAAAGAGGCTGCCCGCTGAGCCATATGATCGTGAGACAGTAATAACCATCATAACGTTGTACTTTTCTGCTCAAATTAACTTTTTTTGTGAGACAAAACAAGAAAAAATAATCCCGGATACGTCTTATATCGTGAAACGTAAAAAGTAAAAAATTTTGAATATTTTACATTTTATGTCTTTCATTTTACGGGTATTTTGCTATAAGCTATGTGACAATTCCCCTTATGCCTTAAACGACCCGAGCCGAAAGAGGGCCGCTTTCAGGCGTGGGCAAATACG
This portion of the Syntrophorhabdaceae bacterium genome encodes:
- a CDS encoding cytidylate kinase-like family protein; this translates as MMVITVSRSYGSAGSLFARRLAENLGYSYADELFINNIGYDSGVSGALLASIEDEPSPNFFQRAKDLLTRKSSFKTALSACIYDFVLKSDIVFVGGGAHLILENYPGMISIQVMRNLSERIRDIAAEKNISYEEALRLIEKKDKAKKNFISYYFDRDLFDPLKFHLTFNSSLVSLADAIDISSNYANKYFSGVNHEEAKTFLRKKLLEKKAEILLSRQDFGSDFGKISFEAIDVDILSVKGIIGGEEEKKQLFKTLWNVRGLKKIEDNLKFGVLSRNLY